One window of the Salminus brasiliensis chromosome 1, fSalBra1.hap2, whole genome shotgun sequence genome contains the following:
- the tube1 gene encoding tubulin epsilon chain isoform X2, producing MTQSVVVQVGQCGNQVGCRFWDLALREHSHVNKKGIYDEALSSFFQNVDPRRSDGGGGGAPGSRISGLRARAVLVDMEEGVLSEVLQGPLRQLFSSTQLISDVSGSGNNWAVGHHSYGSVYREQIVEQVRRAAEQCDCLQCFFIIHSMGGGTGSGLGTRVLKLLEDEFPEVCRLVTAVYPSAEDDVITSPYNSVLAMRELTEHADCVLPIENQSLMDIVSKIQHMAHTGKPGSVIKKDSTIISGQGGVSKTEKPFDAMNNIVANLLLNITSSARFEGSLNMDLNEIAMNLVPFPRLHYLVSSLTPLYTLADVNIPTRRLDQMFTDAFSKDHQLMRADPKHNLYLACALMLRGNVQLSDLRRNIERLRPTLSFVQWNTEGWKTGLCSVPPVGHTHSLLALANNTCVKPSFMDLRERFVRLYRKKAHLHHYLGVDGMDVSGFSEALSSLSALIDEYSQLDSTKTAPTQEPPRLNIAC from the exons ATGACTCAGTCGGTTGTTGTTCAAG TTGGACAGTGCGGTAACCAGGTAGGCTGCAGGTTCTGGGACCTGGCGCTGAGAGAGCATTCGCATGTCAACAAG AAAGGAATTTATGACGAGGCGCTGAGCAGCTTCTTTCAGAATGTAGATCCAAG GAGGAGtgatggaggaggtggaggagctccGGGCAGCAGGATCTCTGGGCTAAGGGCTCGG GCGGTGTTGGTGGATATGGAAGAAGGCGTTCTCAGTGAGGTCCTGCAGGGCCCCCTGCGGCAGCTTTTCAGCTCCACTCAGCTTATTAGTGATGTGTCTGGCTCTGGAAACAACTG gGCAGTGGGCCACCACTCCTATGGCAGTGTGTATCGTGAGCAGATAGTGGAACAGGTGCGCAGGGCAGCAGAACAATGCGACTGCCTCCAGTGCTTCTTCATCATACACTCTATGGGTGGAG GAACCGGTTCAGGTTTGGGGACACGTGTGTTAAAGCTGCTGGAGGACGAATTCCCAGAGGTCTGCCGTCTCGTCACTGCAGTCTATCCATCTGCTGAAGATGATGTCATCACATCCCCCTATAACAGTGTCCTAGCCATGAGGGAGCTAACGGAACACGCAGACTGCGTTCTACCCATAGAGAAccag TCTCTGATGGACATTGTGAGTAAAATTCAGCACATGGCTCACACTGGAAAACCAGGGAGTGTGATAAAGAAGGACAGTACCATCATCTCCGGGCAGGGGGGCGTGTCCAAGACCGAGAAACCCTTTGATGCCATGAACAACATTGTGGCCAACCTTCTGCTCAACATTACCAG CTCTGCACGGTTTGAAGGTTCTCTCAACATGGACCTGAACGAGATCGCGATGAATCTCGTACCATTTCCACGGTTACACTACCTGGTGTCCAGCCTTACTCCCCTGTATACACTGGCAGATGTTAATATACCCACTCGCAG gctgGATCAGATGTTCACTGATGCGTTCAGTAAGGATCACCAGCTAATGAGAGCTGACCCTAAACACAACCTGTATCTTGCCTGTGCTCTAATGCTGAGGGGCAACGTCCAGCTTTCTGACCTCCGCCGGAACATTGAGAG ACTGAGGCCGACTCTGTCGTTTGTTCAGTGGAACACTGAAGGATGGAAGACTGGTCTGTGTTCAGTTCCTCCGGTtggtcacacacactctctgctgGCTCTGGCTAATAACACCTGTGTCAAGCCTTCCTTTATGGATCTCAGGGAGCGCTTCGTTCGACTTTACCGCAAAAAG GCTCACCTGCATCACTACCTAGGTGTGGACGGGATGGATGTGTCTGGTTTCAGTGAGGCTCtgagctctctctctgctcttatAGACGAGTACAGCCAGCTGGACTCTACCAAAACAGCTCCCACTCAGGAGCCCCCCCGACTGAACATCGCCTGCTAA
- the tube1 gene encoding tubulin epsilon chain isoform X1 encodes MPVSAVTICAVLLSVGQCGNQVGCRFWDLALREHSHVNKKGIYDEALSSFFQNVDPRRSDGGGGGAPGSRISGLRARAVLVDMEEGVLSEVLQGPLRQLFSSTQLISDVSGSGNNWAVGHHSYGSVYREQIVEQVRRAAEQCDCLQCFFIIHSMGGGTGSGLGTRVLKLLEDEFPEVCRLVTAVYPSAEDDVITSPYNSVLAMRELTEHADCVLPIENQSLMDIVSKIQHMAHTGKPGSVIKKDSTIISGQGGVSKTEKPFDAMNNIVANLLLNITSSARFEGSLNMDLNEIAMNLVPFPRLHYLVSSLTPLYTLADVNIPTRRLDQMFTDAFSKDHQLMRADPKHNLYLACALMLRGNVQLSDLRRNIERLRPTLSFVQWNTEGWKTGLCSVPPVGHTHSLLALANNTCVKPSFMDLRERFVRLYRKKAHLHHYLGVDGMDVSGFSEALSSLSALIDEYSQLDSTKTAPTQEPPRLNIAC; translated from the exons ATGCCAGTGAGTGCAGTAACCatctgtgctgtgttgttgtcaGTTGGACAGTGCGGTAACCAGGTAGGCTGCAGGTTCTGGGACCTGGCGCTGAGAGAGCATTCGCATGTCAACAAG AAAGGAATTTATGACGAGGCGCTGAGCAGCTTCTTTCAGAATGTAGATCCAAG GAGGAGtgatggaggaggtggaggagctccGGGCAGCAGGATCTCTGGGCTAAGGGCTCGG GCGGTGTTGGTGGATATGGAAGAAGGCGTTCTCAGTGAGGTCCTGCAGGGCCCCCTGCGGCAGCTTTTCAGCTCCACTCAGCTTATTAGTGATGTGTCTGGCTCTGGAAACAACTG gGCAGTGGGCCACCACTCCTATGGCAGTGTGTATCGTGAGCAGATAGTGGAACAGGTGCGCAGGGCAGCAGAACAATGCGACTGCCTCCAGTGCTTCTTCATCATACACTCTATGGGTGGAG GAACCGGTTCAGGTTTGGGGACACGTGTGTTAAAGCTGCTGGAGGACGAATTCCCAGAGGTCTGCCGTCTCGTCACTGCAGTCTATCCATCTGCTGAAGATGATGTCATCACATCCCCCTATAACAGTGTCCTAGCCATGAGGGAGCTAACGGAACACGCAGACTGCGTTCTACCCATAGAGAAccag TCTCTGATGGACATTGTGAGTAAAATTCAGCACATGGCTCACACTGGAAAACCAGGGAGTGTGATAAAGAAGGACAGTACCATCATCTCCGGGCAGGGGGGCGTGTCCAAGACCGAGAAACCCTTTGATGCCATGAACAACATTGTGGCCAACCTTCTGCTCAACATTACCAG CTCTGCACGGTTTGAAGGTTCTCTCAACATGGACCTGAACGAGATCGCGATGAATCTCGTACCATTTCCACGGTTACACTACCTGGTGTCCAGCCTTACTCCCCTGTATACACTGGCAGATGTTAATATACCCACTCGCAG gctgGATCAGATGTTCACTGATGCGTTCAGTAAGGATCACCAGCTAATGAGAGCTGACCCTAAACACAACCTGTATCTTGCCTGTGCTCTAATGCTGAGGGGCAACGTCCAGCTTTCTGACCTCCGCCGGAACATTGAGAG ACTGAGGCCGACTCTGTCGTTTGTTCAGTGGAACACTGAAGGATGGAAGACTGGTCTGTGTTCAGTTCCTCCGGTtggtcacacacactctctgctgGCTCTGGCTAATAACACCTGTGTCAAGCCTTCCTTTATGGATCTCAGGGAGCGCTTCGTTCGACTTTACCGCAAAAAG GCTCACCTGCATCACTACCTAGGTGTGGACGGGATGGATGTGTCTGGTTTCAGTGAGGCTCtgagctctctctctgctcttatAGACGAGTACAGCCAGCTGGACTCTACCAAAACAGCTCCCACTCAGGAGCCCCCCCGACTGAACATCGCCTGCTAA
- the ccn6 gene encoding cellular communication network factor 6, whose amino-acid sequence MLLLLYGCLLLLLPQHVCRVQANAPLCSWPCKCPSVRPQCAPGVSAVLDGCGCCKSCARQIGEPCNERDVCDPHKGMYCDFSRDKPRFQKGICAYMMAVGCDLNGAHYDNGQSFQPSSLYRCVCIAGAIGCTPAFVQKPAALMSPAGLQSSVPAGLQAKKQQDTTYKTMSAYRDPPLAWKKNCLVQTTSWSPCSQTCGTGISVRISNDNGKCEMRKERRLCLLRPCDKKILKTIKIPAGKACKPTFQARKAEKLSLSGCTSIKKYRPTFCGVCTDQRCCVPNKSRAVQVQFRCKGGATVNWKMQWITSCVCERKCNLPGDMFSELYLL is encoded by the exons ATGCTCTTACTGCTGTACGGCTGCCTGCTGCTCCTACTGCCCCAG catGTGTGCAGGGTGCAGGCTAATGCTCCACTTTGCAGCTGGCCGTGCAAGTGCCCCAGTGTGCGGCCACAGTGCGCTCCTGGGGTCAGCGCGGTGCTTGATGGCTGCGGCTGCTGTAAGAGCTGCGCCCGGCAGATTGGAGAGCCGTGCAACGAGAGGGACGTGTGTGACCCCCACAAGGGCATGTACTGCGACTTCTCCAGAGACAAACCACGCTTCCAGAAAGGCATCTGCGCAT ATATGATGGCAGTTGGCTGTGACCTGAACGGTGCTCACTACGACAACGGCCAGTCCTTCCAGCCCAGCTCGCTGTATAGGTGCGTCTGCATTGCCGGAGCCATTGGGTGCACGCCGGCGTTCGTCCAGAAACCTGCGGCCCTGATGAGTCCGGCCGGGCTGCAGAGCAGCGTCCCTGCGGGACTGCAGGCCAAAAAGCAGCAGGACACCACCTACAAGACCATGTCAG CTTACAGGGATCCTCCTTTAGCCTGGAAGAAGAACTGTCTGGTGCAGACCACATCCTGGTCTCCATGCTCTCAGACCTGTGGCACCGGCATCTCCGTCCGCATCTCCAACGACAACGGCAAGTGTGAAATGAGAAAGGAGCGGCGGCTGTGTCTGCTCAGACCCTGTGACAAAAAGATCCTGAAAACCATCAAG ATTCCTGCTGGTAAGGCCTGTAAGCCCACGTTCCAGGCCAGGAAAGCAGAAAAACTGTCCCTGTCCGGCTGCACCAGCATCAAGAAGTACCGGCCGACCTTTTGCGGAGTGTGCACCGACCAGCGCTGCTGTGTCCCCAACAAGTCCAGGGCCGTGCAGGTGCAGTTCCGCTGCAAAGGGGGCGCCACCGTGAATTGGAAGATGCAGTGGATCACCTCCTGCGTGTGTGAGCGGAAATGCAACCTGCCGGGGGACATGTTCTCAGAGCTATACttactctaa